One genomic segment of Streptomyces sp. TLI_146 includes these proteins:
- a CDS encoding TIGR02452 family protein: MSARLRELARHTVAITETGAYEAPGGATVSIAAWLAAAVDGTRLFGPGPVPVTPDLDRSSVCAVTGESSLEAARRLVGEGPGEVAVLNFASARNPGGGFLNGAQAQEEALCRSSALYPTLLTEPGFYEHHRADRDVFYTDRVIHSPGVPVFRDDRGRLLDEPFRVGFLTSPAPNAGVIRQRSPQALDRIPQALARRAERVLETAAVCGYRRLVLGAWGCGVFRNDPAGVAGAFHGRLTGEGRFARHFDEVVFAVLDRTRDRATLRAFETVFATA; this comes from the coding sequence ATGAGTGCACGACTGCGCGAGCTCGCGCGCCACACCGTGGCGATCACCGAAACCGGGGCGTACGAGGCGCCCGGCGGGGCCACGGTCTCGATCGCCGCCTGGCTGGCGGCGGCCGTCGACGGAACCCGGCTCTTCGGCCCCGGCCCGGTGCCGGTGACACCCGACCTCGACCGCTCCAGCGTATGCGCGGTGACCGGCGAGAGCAGCCTGGAGGCGGCCCGGCGGCTGGTGGGCGAGGGCCCCGGCGAGGTGGCCGTGCTGAACTTCGCGTCCGCACGCAACCCCGGCGGCGGCTTCCTGAACGGCGCGCAGGCCCAGGAGGAGGCGCTCTGCCGCTCCTCCGCGCTGTATCCGACGCTGCTGACGGAGCCCGGGTTCTACGAGCACCACCGCGCCGACCGCGATGTCTTCTACACCGACCGGGTGATCCACTCGCCGGGTGTGCCGGTCTTCCGGGACGACCGGGGACGGCTGCTCGACGAGCCGTTCCGGGTGGGATTCCTGACCTCGCCCGCGCCCAACGCGGGAGTGATCCGCCAGCGCAGCCCGCAGGCCCTGGACCGTATCCCGCAGGCCCTGGCGCGGCGCGCCGAGCGGGTGCTGGAGACGGCTGCCGTCTGCGGCTACCGGCGCCTGGTGCTCGGGGCCTGGGGCTGCGGTGTCTTCCGCAACGACCCGGCGGGGGTGGCGGGCGCCTTCCACGGCCGGCTCACCGGCGAGGGCCGCTTCGCGCGCCACTTCGACGAGGTCGTCTTCGCGGTCCTGGACCGCACGCGGGACCGGGCCACGCTGCGGGCCTTCGAGACGGTGTTCGCGACGGCCTAG
- the egtC gene encoding ergothioneine biosynthesis protein EgtC encodes MCRHLAFLGEPLALGELLVSPPHALYRQSWAPRRQRYGTVNADGFGVGWYADGDPVPGRYRRPGPIWADPSFADLARVVRTGALLAAVRDATEPGADGEAAAAPFAAGNWLFSHNGAVKGWPGSLAPLAATLPAEELLRLEARCDSALVWALLLHRLRAGDEPGRALAETVTEVAGAAPGSRLNLLLTDGETIAATAWGDTLWYLARPGDRTVVASEPYDDDPHWHEVPDRTLLSATRTDLVLTPLKEPSSCTSPTRSS; translated from the coding sequence ATGTGCCGTCACCTCGCCTTTCTGGGCGAGCCGTTGGCGCTCGGAGAGCTCCTGGTGAGCCCGCCGCACGCGCTGTACCGGCAGTCCTGGGCGCCGCGCCGCCAGCGGTACGGGACGGTCAACGCGGACGGCTTCGGCGTCGGCTGGTACGCGGACGGCGACCCGGTGCCGGGCCGCTACCGCCGCCCGGGGCCGATCTGGGCCGACCCGTCGTTCGCGGACCTGGCCCGGGTGGTGCGCACCGGCGCGCTGCTCGCGGCGGTCCGGGACGCCACCGAACCCGGCGCGGACGGCGAGGCCGCGGCCGCCCCCTTCGCCGCCGGGAACTGGCTGTTCAGCCACAACGGGGCGGTCAAGGGCTGGCCCGGCTCGCTCGCCCCACTGGCCGCGACCCTGCCCGCGGAGGAGTTGCTGCGCCTGGAGGCGCGCTGCGACTCCGCACTGGTGTGGGCCCTGCTGCTGCACCGCCTGCGGGCGGGCGACGAGCCGGGCCGGGCGCTCGCCGAGACGGTGACCGAGGTCGCCGGGGCCGCGCCGGGCTCGCGGCTGAACCTGCTGCTCACGGACGGCGAGACGATCGCCGCCACGGCCTGGGGCGACACCCTGTGGTACCTGGCCCGGCCGGGCGACCGCACGGTCGTCGCCTCGGAGCCCTACGACGACGATCCGCACTGGCACGAGGTCCCCGACCGCACCCTGCTGTCCGCGACCCGTACCGACCTCGTACTGACCCCCCTCAAGGAGCCTTCCTCGTGCACCAGTCCCACCCGTTCCAGCTGA
- a CDS encoding extracellular solute-binding protein — translation MKNRFLHAPVVLVTALALGGCGALPGVGGDSGTTVTVWLMKDSASDDFVKRFTDEFEKEHRSVKLDVRIQEWTGIGQKVSAALKTGEAPDVIEVGNTQVSQYAASGGLLDLTLESLRDWGSKDWLPGLAEPGKVDGVQYGIPWYAANRVVIYNKDLFDAAGITKAPKTRAEWLADTDKLNTGAQQGIYLAGQDWYTLAGFVWDEGGELAQENAGEWTGTLATPAALRGMDFYRRLQALGAGPKDADEATPPQAEVFAKGKVAQIIAVPGTAKAIQKANPALADKLGYFPIPGKTAAGPGAVFTGGSDLIVPKRSAHHTEAVEVVKALAGEKWQQDLAATMSYVPNKPKLAAAVENQAGTAAMAQGAARGRATPNSPQWAAVEADNPIKPYMTAVLTGADPKTAARTASSRISSLLFP, via the coding sequence GTGAAGAACCGCTTCCTCCATGCCCCCGTCGTGCTCGTCACGGCCCTCGCACTCGGCGGCTGCGGCGCGCTGCCGGGCGTGGGCGGGGACTCCGGCACCACCGTCACCGTGTGGCTGATGAAGGACAGCGCCTCCGACGACTTCGTCAAGCGGTTCACCGACGAGTTCGAGAAGGAGCACCGCTCGGTCAAGCTCGACGTACGGATCCAGGAGTGGACCGGCATCGGCCAGAAGGTGAGCGCCGCCCTCAAGACCGGCGAGGCGCCCGACGTCATCGAGGTCGGCAACACCCAGGTCTCCCAGTACGCGGCGAGCGGCGGACTGCTCGACCTCACCCTGGAGTCGCTGCGCGACTGGGGCAGCAAGGACTGGCTGCCGGGCCTCGCCGAACCCGGCAAGGTCGACGGGGTGCAGTACGGCATCCCCTGGTACGCGGCGAACCGCGTCGTCATCTACAACAAGGACCTGTTCGACGCGGCGGGCATCACCAAGGCCCCGAAGACCCGCGCCGAGTGGCTGGCCGACACCGACAAGCTGAACACCGGCGCGCAGCAGGGCATCTACCTGGCCGGACAGGACTGGTACACCCTCGCCGGGTTCGTCTGGGACGAGGGCGGCGAGCTCGCCCAGGAGAACGCGGGGGAGTGGACCGGCACCCTCGCCACCCCCGCCGCGCTGCGCGGCATGGACTTCTACCGCCGCCTCCAGGCGCTCGGCGCGGGCCCCAAGGACGCCGACGAGGCCACACCCCCGCAGGCCGAGGTCTTCGCCAAGGGCAAGGTCGCCCAGATCATCGCGGTCCCGGGCACCGCCAAGGCCATCCAGAAGGCCAACCCCGCGCTCGCCGACAAGCTCGGCTACTTCCCCATCCCCGGCAAGACCGCGGCCGGTCCGGGCGCGGTCTTCACCGGCGGTTCGGACCTCATCGTGCCCAAGCGGTCCGCGCACCACACCGAGGCCGTGGAGGTGGTCAAGGCGCTCGCCGGGGAGAAGTGGCAGCAGGACCTCGCCGCCACCATGAGCTATGTACCGAACAAGCCCAAGCTCGCGGCCGCCGTGGAGAACCAGGCGGGCACGGCCGCGATGGCGCAGGGCGCGGCCCGGGGCCGGGCCACGCCCAACTCGCCCCAGTGGGCCGCCGTCGAGGCCGACAACCCGATCAAGCCGTACATGACCGCCGTGCTCACGGGCGCGGACCCGAAGACGGCGGCCCGTACGGCCTCTTCGCGGATCAGCTCACTGCTGTTCCCGTGA
- the egtA gene encoding ergothioneine biosynthesis glutamate--cysteine ligase EgtA — MLTRQFTETEADDLLRCICFKTGPPRAVGVEVEWLVHDLHDPHLPVQHHRLAAAYASLRALPLRSALTVEPGGQLELSSLPADSLMECIDSVAADLTAVRAALRARDLTLTGLGQDPWQPPRRFLHDPRYDAMEAHFDRTGPAGRAMMCTSASVQVCLDAGYEEPGPLGFGRRWRLAHLLGAVLVAAFANSPWQEGRRTDWRSSRQAVWTAIDPVRSLAPPLDAEPRAAWAAHVLDAPVMCVRSDEGPWDAPEGLTFREWLRTGEPRRPTREDLDYHLTTLFPPVRPRGHLELRMIDAQPGEDGWIVPLAVTTALFDDQEAAETAYRAVKSLAERAGSPPAPRNPLWVDAARSGLTDPELREAAEICFAAAIEALPRLGATPEVRRAVAAFTDRYVARGLSPADTSPAPAPGKDTSS; from the coding sequence ATGCTGACCAGACAGTTCACAGAAACGGAAGCGGATGATCTGCTTCGATGTATCTGCTTCAAGACCGGCCCACCTCGCGCCGTCGGCGTCGAAGTGGAATGGCTCGTCCATGATCTGCACGACCCGCACCTCCCCGTACAGCACCATCGACTCGCCGCCGCCTACGCCTCGTTAAGGGCACTGCCCCTGCGGTCGGCACTCACCGTCGAACCCGGCGGCCAGCTGGAGCTCAGCTCGCTTCCCGCCGATTCCCTCATGGAGTGCATCGACTCCGTGGCGGCCGATCTGACGGCCGTCCGGGCCGCTCTTCGCGCCAGGGACCTCACTCTCACCGGGCTCGGCCAGGATCCGTGGCAGCCGCCGCGCCGCTTCCTGCACGACCCCCGGTACGACGCCATGGAAGCCCACTTCGACCGGACGGGCCCGGCCGGGCGGGCCATGATGTGCACCTCCGCCTCCGTCCAGGTCTGCCTCGACGCCGGGTACGAGGAGCCGGGCCCGCTCGGCTTCGGGCGCCGCTGGCGCCTGGCCCACCTGCTCGGCGCGGTCCTGGTGGCCGCGTTCGCCAACTCCCCCTGGCAGGAGGGCAGACGCACCGACTGGCGCTCCTCCCGGCAGGCGGTGTGGACCGCGATCGACCCGGTGCGGTCGCTGGCGCCGCCGCTGGACGCCGAGCCCCGGGCGGCCTGGGCCGCGCACGTCCTGGACGCGCCGGTGATGTGCGTCCGCTCCGACGAGGGCCCCTGGGACGCGCCGGAGGGGCTCACCTTCCGGGAGTGGCTGCGCACGGGCGAGCCGCGCCGGCCCACCCGCGAGGACCTCGACTACCACCTGACCACGCTCTTCCCGCCGGTGCGGCCGCGCGGGCACCTGGAGCTGCGCATGATCGACGCGCAGCCGGGCGAGGACGGCTGGATCGTCCCGCTCGCCGTGACCACCGCGCTCTTCGACGACCAGGAGGCGGCCGAGACCGCCTACCGGGCCGTCAAGTCCCTTGCCGAGAGGGCCGGTTCGCCGCCCGCGCCGCGCAACCCGCTCTGGGTCGACGCGGCCCGCTCGGGGCTCACCGACCCCGAACTGCGGGAGGCGGCCGAGATCTGCTTCGCCGCCGCCATCGAGGCGCTGCCCCGGCTCGGCGCCACCCCCGAGGTCCGGCGGGCGGTCGCCGCCTTCACGGACCGTTACGTCGCACGGGGCCTCTCCCCCGCGGACACCTCGCCCGCGCCCGCCCCCGGGAAGGACACCTCCTCATGA
- the egtD gene encoding L-histidine N(alpha)-methyltransferase: protein MHQSHPFQLTRTLPEDATGAALRADVLHGLTGTPKTLPPKWFYDARGSELFEEITRLDDYYPTRAEREILDRRAAEIAAASGARTLVELGSGSSEKTRLLLDALPDPLTYIPVDVSESALTGAAKALIEERPKLEVHALIADFTRPLALPATPGPRLVVFLGGTIGNLLPAERARFLASVAAMMEPGDSFLLGTDLVKEESVLVRAYDDREGVTAEFNKNVLAVIDRELGADFDLDDFAHVARWDAGNEWIEMRLRARADLTVKIPELDLVVRFEEGEELRTEISAKFRREGVRAELAAAGLTATHWWTDADGRFALSLAVLGSEGRVTGTAVS from the coding sequence GTGCACCAGTCCCACCCGTTCCAGCTGACCCGCACCCTGCCCGAGGACGCCACCGGGGCCGCGCTGCGCGCCGACGTGCTGCACGGGCTGACGGGTACGCCCAAGACCCTGCCGCCCAAGTGGTTCTACGACGCCCGGGGCAGCGAGCTGTTCGAGGAGATCACCCGGCTCGACGACTACTACCCGACGCGCGCCGAGCGCGAGATCCTCGACCGCCGGGCCGCCGAGATCGCGGCCGCCTCCGGCGCCCGCACCCTGGTCGAGCTGGGCTCGGGCTCCTCGGAGAAGACCCGGCTGCTGCTCGACGCGCTGCCGGACCCGCTCACGTACATCCCGGTGGACGTCAGCGAGAGCGCCCTGACAGGGGCGGCGAAAGCACTGATCGAGGAGCGGCCGAAGCTCGAAGTGCACGCCCTGATCGCCGACTTCACCCGGCCGCTCGCCCTGCCCGCCACGCCGGGGCCGCGCCTGGTGGTCTTCCTCGGCGGCACCATCGGCAATCTGCTGCCCGCCGAGCGCGCGCGGTTCCTGGCCTCGGTCGCCGCGATGATGGAGCCCGGCGACAGCTTCCTGCTCGGCACCGACCTGGTGAAGGAGGAGTCGGTCCTGGTGCGGGCGTACGACGACCGGGAGGGGGTGACGGCCGAGTTCAACAAGAACGTGCTCGCCGTCATCGACCGGGAGCTCGGCGCGGACTTCGACCTCGACGACTTCGCGCACGTGGCGCGCTGGGACGCCGGGAACGAGTGGATCGAGATGCGGCTGCGGGCCCGCGCCGACCTCACCGTGAAGATCCCCGAGCTGGACCTCGTCGTCCGCTTCGAGGAGGGCGAAGAGCTGCGGACCGAGATCTCGGCGAAGTTCCGCCGCGAGGGCGTACGGGCGGAGCTCGCGGCCGCCGGGCTGACGGCCACCCACTGGTGGACCGACGCCGACGGCCGGTTCGCGCTGTCGCTGGCGGTCCTGGGCAGCGAGGGCCGCGTCACGGGAACAGCAGTGAGCTGA
- the egtB gene encoding ergothioneine biosynthesis protein EgtB: protein MTGPEPTGAAPTDPEALRQRALAALTAARARTATLTSCVDDHDLTAQHSPLMSPLVWDLAHIGNQEEQWLLRAVAGRDAMRPEIDSLYDAFEHPRASRPSLPLLSPAEARRYAAEVRGRALDVLESTPLEGGPRLVDAGFAFGMIAQHEQQHDETMLITHQLRKGPAALAAPEPPKGSTADLPAEVLVPGGPFTMGTSAEPWALDNERPAHHRIVPAFHLDTTPVTCGAYLRFIEDGGYTDERWWEPKGWAMVRRHELTAPLFWHREGGQWLRRRFGVTEPVPLDEPVLHVSWYEADAYARWAGRRLPTEEEWEKAARHDPATGRSRRYPWGDADPASDHANLGQRHLRPAPAGAYPAGESPLGVRQLIGDVWEWTSSDFMPYPGFVAFPYREYSEVFFGPDHKVLRGGSFAVDQVACRGTFRNWDLPVRRQIFAGFRTARDA, encoded by the coding sequence ATGACCGGCCCCGAACCGACCGGAGCGGCCCCCACCGACCCGGAGGCGCTGCGGCAGCGCGCGCTTGCGGCGCTGACCGCCGCACGGGCGCGCACCGCCACCCTCACCTCCTGCGTCGACGACCACGACCTCACCGCCCAGCACTCGCCGCTGATGTCGCCGCTGGTCTGGGACCTGGCGCACATCGGCAACCAGGAGGAGCAGTGGCTGCTGCGGGCCGTCGCCGGGCGGGACGCGATGCGCCCGGAGATCGACTCGCTGTACGACGCCTTCGAGCACCCCCGCGCCTCCCGGCCCTCGCTGCCGCTGCTCTCGCCCGCCGAGGCACGCCGGTACGCCGCCGAGGTGCGCGGCCGGGCGCTCGACGTCCTGGAGAGCACCCCGCTGGAGGGCGGCCCCCGGCTCGTCGACGCGGGCTTCGCCTTCGGGATGATCGCCCAGCACGAACAGCAGCACGACGAGACGATGCTGATCACCCATCAGCTCCGCAAGGGCCCGGCCGCGCTCGCCGCCCCCGAGCCGCCGAAGGGTTCCACCGCGGACCTGCCCGCCGAAGTCCTGGTACCCGGCGGCCCGTTCACCATGGGCACCTCGGCCGAGCCGTGGGCCCTGGACAACGAGCGCCCGGCCCACCACCGGATCGTCCCGGCCTTCCATCTCGACACCACCCCGGTGACCTGCGGCGCGTATCTGCGGTTCATCGAGGACGGCGGCTACACCGACGAGCGCTGGTGGGAGCCCAAGGGCTGGGCCATGGTCCGCCGGCACGAGCTGACGGCCCCGCTGTTCTGGCACCGCGAGGGCGGCCAGTGGCTGCGCCGCCGCTTCGGGGTAACCGAGCCCGTACCGCTGGACGAGCCCGTGCTCCATGTGAGCTGGTACGAGGCGGACGCGTACGCCCGCTGGGCCGGGCGGCGGCTGCCCACCGAGGAGGAGTGGGAGAAGGCGGCCCGGCACGACCCGGCCACCGGCCGCTCCCGGCGCTACCCGTGGGGCGACGCCGACCCCGCCTCCGACCACGCCAACCTGGGCCAGCGCCATCTGCGCCCGGCCCCCGCCGGGGCCTATCCGGCGGGCGAGTCCCCGCTGGGGGTACGGCAGTTGATCGGCGACGTGTGGGAGTGGACGTCCAGCGACTTCATGCCCTACCCGGGCTTCGTGGCGTTCCCCTACCGGGAGTACTCGGAGGTGTTCTTCGGGCCCGACCACAAGGTGCTGCGCGGCGGCTCCTTCGCCGTGGACCAGGTCGCCTGCCGGGGCACCTTCCGCAACTGGGACCTTCCGGTGCGGCGGCAGATCTTCGCCGGGTTCCGGACCGCGAGGGATGCCTGA